A single region of the Chelonia mydas isolate rCheMyd1 chromosome 4, rCheMyd1.pri.v2, whole genome shotgun sequence genome encodes:
- the NAAA gene encoding N-acylethanolamine-hydrolyzing acid amidase isoform X1: protein MGAGWGCALGLGLLLWGAAAAPPLCNVSLEQAPQERWLPALRHFDPAFLRAALARVIDESVPKWVHAVIRPVAEELESFIPQPFAGEILGMCKALGISVGDGILVNLAYEFSAFCTSIVAQDSKGKIYHGRNMDYAFGDILRKTTIDVQFVQNGQVAYKGTTFMGYVGLWTGQSPHKFTISGDERDKGRWWENAIAAFLSRNIPVSWLVRDTLSKAADFQAAVLKLAATPIIADVYYIVAGTSPKEGVVITRNRRGPADIWPLEPTAGAWFRVETNYDHWVATPPFDKRRTAAIKALNATGWENINFETLFQVLSVRPVLNNYTIYTTVMSAAVPDKYMTRIRTWE, encoded by the exons ATGGGCGCGGGCTGGGGCTgcgcgctggggctggggctgctgctgtggggggcggCGGCCGCTCCCCCGCTGTGCAACGTGAGCCTGGAGCAGGCCCCGCAGGAGCGCTGGCTGCCCGCCCTGCGGCACTTCGACCCGGCCTTCCTGCGGGCGGCCCTGGCCCGGGTCAtcga TGAAAGTGTACCTAAGTGGGTCCATGCTGTCATTCGGCCAGTAGCAGAAGAACTGGAGTCTTTTATCCCTCAACCCTTTGCAGGAGAGATCCTGGGAATGTGCAAGGCACTGGGGATTAGTGTTGGAGATGGAATTCTCGTGAATTTGGCCTATGAATTTTCTGC GTTCTGTACCAGTATTGTTGCTCAAGATTCCAAGGGAAAGATTTACCATGGTCGGAACATGGACTATGCTTTCGGAGATATTTTACGCAAGACGACAATTGACGTGCAGTTTGTGCAAAATGGGCAG GTAGCGTATAAGGGTACCACATTTATGGGCTATGTGGGCTTATGGACCGGACAGAGTCCACACAAGTTTACAATCTCTGGTGATGAACGAG ataagGGAAGATGGTGGGAGAATGCAATAGCTGCTTTCCTGAGTCGAAACATCCCAGTCAGCTGGCTTGTCAGGGAT ACCCTGAGCAAAGCTGCAGACTTTCAAGCTGCCGTTCTCAAACTGGCTGCGACCCCGATCATTGCGGACGTTTACTACATCGTAGCAGGAACGTCGCCCAAAGAGGGCGTGGTCATCACAAGGAATAGAAGGGGGCCGGCAGACATCTGGCCTCTTGAGCCCACAGCTGGAGC GTGGTTCCGTGTGGAAACAAATTATGACCACTGGGTAGCTACTCCTCCATTTGATAAACGAAG AACTGCAGCCATTAAAGCTCTCAATGCCACTGGATGGGAGAATATTAATTTTGAGACCCTCTTTCAg GTATTATCAGTGAGGCCGGTCTTAAACAA ttACACAATATATACCACGGTAATGAGTGCTGCAGTCCCAGACAAGTACATGACACGGATCAGAACCTGGGAGTGA
- the NAAA gene encoding N-acylethanolamine-hydrolyzing acid amidase isoform X2, giving the protein MVDFASIKPQYSGFIESVPKWVHAVIRPVAEELESFIPQPFAGEILGMCKALGISVGDGILVNLAYEFSAFCTSIVAQDSKGKIYHGRNMDYAFGDILRKTTIDVQFVQNGQVAYKGTTFMGYVGLWTGQSPHKFTISGDERDKGRWWENAIAAFLSRNIPVSWLVRDTLSKAADFQAAVLKLAATPIIADVYYIVAGTSPKEGVVITRNRRGPADIWPLEPTAGAWFRVETNYDHWVATPPFDKRRTAAIKALNATGWENINFETLFQVLSVRPVLNNYTIYTTVMSAAVPDKYMTRIRTWE; this is encoded by the exons ATGGTGGATTTTGCCAGCATCAAGCCCCAATACTCAGGCTTCAT TGAAAGTGTACCTAAGTGGGTCCATGCTGTCATTCGGCCAGTAGCAGAAGAACTGGAGTCTTTTATCCCTCAACCCTTTGCAGGAGAGATCCTGGGAATGTGCAAGGCACTGGGGATTAGTGTTGGAGATGGAATTCTCGTGAATTTGGCCTATGAATTTTCTGC GTTCTGTACCAGTATTGTTGCTCAAGATTCCAAGGGAAAGATTTACCATGGTCGGAACATGGACTATGCTTTCGGAGATATTTTACGCAAGACGACAATTGACGTGCAGTTTGTGCAAAATGGGCAG GTAGCGTATAAGGGTACCACATTTATGGGCTATGTGGGCTTATGGACCGGACAGAGTCCACACAAGTTTACAATCTCTGGTGATGAACGAG ataagGGAAGATGGTGGGAGAATGCAATAGCTGCTTTCCTGAGTCGAAACATCCCAGTCAGCTGGCTTGTCAGGGAT ACCCTGAGCAAAGCTGCAGACTTTCAAGCTGCCGTTCTCAAACTGGCTGCGACCCCGATCATTGCGGACGTTTACTACATCGTAGCAGGAACGTCGCCCAAAGAGGGCGTGGTCATCACAAGGAATAGAAGGGGGCCGGCAGACATCTGGCCTCTTGAGCCCACAGCTGGAGC GTGGTTCCGTGTGGAAACAAATTATGACCACTGGGTAGCTACTCCTCCATTTGATAAACGAAG AACTGCAGCCATTAAAGCTCTCAATGCCACTGGATGGGAGAATATTAATTTTGAGACCCTCTTTCAg GTATTATCAGTGAGGCCGGTCTTAAACAA ttACACAATATATACCACGGTAATGAGTGCTGCAGTCCCAGACAAGTACATGACACGGATCAGAACCTGGGAGTGA